DNA from Pirellulales bacterium:
AGCCGCGGGTCCCCACGAGCTGGATCTGCGTCACGCAGGAGCAACTCCTCATACGGCCAATCGTACACCCGCGCGAGACGCGCGCTAGCGGGCGGGCGTCTCGGCCGCCGCCATCGTTCGGCGGTGCGAAATTGCCAGGCGATCGGCCACCACCGTGTCGATGAGCAGTTGGCAGACGTGGTAGGCGATCATGGGCAGCATGGCGAGGCCATCGTAGTAGGTGATGGCGATATAGAGCCCCATCATCAGCGTCTTCTGGCTGCCGCTGAAACCGACCGCCACACGATCGGCGCGATCGAGGCCGATCAAGCGGCCGATCGCATGGCCCGACCATAGCATCGAGACGTGCAGTCCGATTACGGCGGCGAACATGATGAACCAGTCGAGCGGCTCGATTTGCACCTCGCCGGCGGAGAACTTCAAGCCCGCCTTCACGGCGCCGATCCAGGCCATCAGGAGAATGCCGCATTGACCGATCGAGCCGAGCGTACCGACGTGCGCCGCGGCAAACCGCGCCACCGGGGCGTAGAGTCGCACACCTTGTGCGGCAAAGGTCGGCAGCACGACCTGCACCGCCAGTGCAAGGACCATCTGCGCGAGATCGATTTCAACCGATGTGCCCGTCGAGAGGTAAAGCAAGACGGGCGTGGCGAGAAAGCAGAAGAAGTTGGTCGAGATCGTGACCAGCAGGGCCACGGCATCGTTGCCGCCGGCGCGGCGTGTCCACACCGCCGCCGAGGCCATCGTGCAAGGCAAGGCCGCGGCAATCAGCAGGCCCTGGGCCAGATCGGGGCGCAAAAGCGGCGCCACGCACCAGGCGACCAGCGGGAGCAGGCCCCAACTGATCGCGATCGCCAGCACGACGGCCCGGGGATGCGTCAACGCGCGCCAGACGGTGTGCGCGTCGAGCGGCAGCGCCATGAGAAACAGGACGAGCGCGACTACCGCTGCCTGGGGAATCGCCTCGGCCAGGGGATCGAGCTGCCGCGGAAACAACAGGCCGCTGGCCAGCAAGACCGCCAGGCTCAGCAAGAACCACTGCCGCGAGAGAAAAAGCCGCATCGACGACCGCCGTTGACTCGAACCAACACCACCCTGGGAAGCATGTCGGTCGCTACTCTACCGCAAACGGCCCCCAGCGGCGAAGGGGGGCATGTCTGCCCCGAATCTAAAAGTGATTGCCTACCGCGAAGGCGCGAAGAGCGCTAAGGAAATGAACTGCACATTGGAATGATGCATTACACGGCATTTTGGCACGAAGGGATACCGCTCGTTTTTGCACATGGTTTATTCCTTTGCGCTCTTCGCGCCTTCGCGGTGGATTACCATCGTCATGGAGGTCAGTTTTCCGATTGCTTGGCTTTTGCTTCCTCGGCGGTATTGCGCACTTGGTGAACGATTTGCTCCTCGACTTGGGGAGACCACACGGTGGGGAGTCCGTAATAGACCATCGCTCCTCCTCCTTCGTAGCCACCTTCGGTGAGCACGCGGCGCGAGGGGATGTAGGCCATGACGTCGTTCGTGTAACCGGAGACCCACGTGTGCGGACCGAGTTCGTGCTCGAGGCGCAGTGCATAGTCGACGACCACCTCGCCGCCCAACGTGACCCAGTGGAGCTGTGGTCCGATCTGCCACACTTGAACCGGGTAAGGGTAGGTCGAACTTAAGGGCGTTCCGCCATCGATTTGCTCGAGCAGGTACGTCGCGCGGCTGGCGACATAACGATCGCCCGACGCTGCCTCGCTCTGCAATTGCTCGCGCGTGGGGAGTCGATCGAACTCGAGCGGCAACTCGCTGTACGACGCGCCGAGAGACCCCGTTACGGGGGTCGCTACGGCGTTCAAGGCACGATCCACCGCGTCGGCGAGTTGGTTTCCATACTGTTCGGCCAGCTCCGTCGTGCGCCGCGGTATCGGGTTCTGATCCGCGCCGCAGCCTGCCCAAAAGAGGGCGATCGCCTCGGGATGCCGCTGCTCGAGGGCGAGCTGCGCAAAACCCGGGTAGTCACCCGACCACTGAAACGAGCTCAGGCACGTGGCATGGCAGGCATAGCCGAAGGCCACGGCAAGTAGCTGACCAGCGCCGTCACGCACCGAGAGCACCGGCACGGAGTAATCGACCGGGCCACGTAGCTTGCCCACCGTACGGAGCTGGGGCACCTCGTTCTCGGGATTGTTGCGGCGATTCACCGCAAACGTCGCCTGGCCTTCGTTAAAGGCGATCTCGCGCGGCGCCAGCTTCTCGATGGCCTCGCCGACAACGGCCACGATCGAATCTTCGAGCGTCTTGGTGTAGCTGCGCACGAGCGAGGCCTGCTCGTCGTCGAAGAAATACATCGGCCGCAGGTTGTGTCCCACGACGGGGCCCGTGTGGGTGTGCGAGCAATTGAGGGCTACCTGCGAACGATCGAGTTGGTGCTTTTCCTGCAACCGATCGCGCACGTTGTTCGAAATCTCGCGATCGATGCCCACGAGATCGAGCGTCACCAGGGCCACGCGGCGCCCGGCGGGATCTTCGAGCACGAGACACTTGGCCCACAGGTCGGTGAGCTTGCCGTCGGCCGGCTTGTCGCGACTGGCGTAGCCCGACATCCACATGAATTGCTCGGGCGTGATGCTGCGTCGGGCGACGCCAGCCTTCCAATTTTCGGCACGAGCAGACGCCGCGACGAGCGACACGCCCACCAGCGCGAGCAACAAGGAACGAACGAACCAATAGGGCACGTGGCAGCGCGACATGGGAATCTCCCGGTCATGCCGGCCACCAGGGACTGGGCCGGACGACTTCAGCAGGGGGGCATGTGAGTTACTTGATCGAGTTCAGATAGGCCAGCAGATCGGCCATCGATTGGGCGTCGATCTCCTTTTCCAGTCCCTCGGGCATGATCGACAGCGACGTGCTGGCCAGTTCGTCGATATCGCTCCGCAGGATGGTGTCCTCGGCCCCTTCGGCTCGGCGCAGCGTGACGCTCGTCGCGGTTTCGGCCGCCATCATGCCGGTGATCGATCGACCGTCGGTCGTGATGAGCGTGTAGTTGACGTACTGCGGATTCACCTCGCGATTTGGATCGAGGACGTTGAGCAGGATCGCTTCGCTGCCGCGGTTCTGAATCGTGGCCAGATTG
Protein-coding regions in this window:
- a CDS encoding neutral/alkaline non-lysosomal ceramidase N-terminal domain-containing protein; translated protein: MSRCHVPYWFVRSLLLALVGVSLVAASARAENWKAGVARRSITPEQFMWMSGYASRDKPADGKLTDLWAKCLVLEDPAGRRVALVTLDLVGIDREISNNVRDRLQEKHQLDRSQVALNCSHTHTGPVVGHNLRPMYFFDDEQASLVRSYTKTLEDSIVAVVGEAIEKLAPREIAFNEGQATFAVNRRNNPENEVPQLRTVGKLRGPVDYSVPVLSVRDGAGQLLAVAFGYACHATCLSSFQWSGDYPGFAQLALEQRHPEAIALFWAGCGADQNPIPRRTTELAEQYGNQLADAVDRALNAVATPVTGSLGASYSELPLEFDRLPTREQLQSEAASGDRYVASRATYLLEQIDGGTPLSSTYPYPVQVWQIGPQLHWVTLGGEVVVDYALRLEHELGPHTWVSGYTNDVMAYIPSRRVLTEGGYEGGGAMVYYGLPTVWSPQVEEQIVHQVRNTAEEAKAKQSEN
- a CDS encoding bile acid:sodium symporter; this encodes MRLFLSRQWFLLSLAVLLASGLLFPRQLDPLAEAIPQAAVVALVLFLMALPLDAHTVWRALTHPRAVVLAIAISWGLLPLVAWCVAPLLRPDLAQGLLIAAALPCTMASAAVWTRRAGGNDAVALLVTISTNFFCFLATPVLLYLSTGTSVEIDLAQMVLALAVQVVLPTFAAQGVRLYAPVARFAAAHVGTLGSIGQCGILLMAWIGAVKAGLKFSAGEVQIEPLDWFIMFAAVIGLHVSMLWSGHAIGRLIGLDRADRVAVGFSGSQKTLMMGLYIAITYYDGLAMLPMIAYHVCQLLIDTVVADRLAISHRRTMAAAETPAR